Proteins encoded within one genomic window of Cucumis sativus cultivar 9930 chromosome 3, Cucumber_9930_V3, whole genome shotgun sequence:
- the LOC101207608 gene encoding RGG repeats nuclear RNA binding protein A, with product MATMNPFDLLVDDDNEDPNQLASAHRSAPVLPSKKAPAPAQPAKPAKLPSKPLPPAQAVRESKNDNGRGGRGGGRGFGRGRGGGGGFNRDSANNENGGRNGFSDRYQTPEDGEKAAERRGYGAPRGSFRGPRRAGFSNGEAEEGERPRRVYERRSGTGRGNEFKREGAGRRNWGAPGDENAPDVEEPVAENEKNVAPEQQLGEDGVVDDNNKTEEAVKEPEEKEPEDKEMTLKEYEKLREESRKLLAKTEVRKAEVDEELENMQQLSSKKTNDEIFAKLGTDKDKRKDAADKEERAKKSVTITEFLKPAEGERYYNPGGRGRGRGRGSRGGFNNGSNRMNVAAPSIEDPGQFPSLSAK from the exons ATGGCAACCATGAACCCCTTTGATCTCTTGGTCGACGACGACAACGAGGACCCTAATCAGCTTGCTTCTGCTCACCGCTCCGCTCCTGTCCTCCCCTCCAAGAAAGCCCCTGCTCCCGCTCAGCCTGCCAAACCGGCTAAGCTCCCTTCCAAGCCCCTCCCTCCTGCTCAGGCTG TAAGGGAGTCAAAGAATGACAATGGCCGTGGTGGTCGTGGAGGTGGACGTGGCTTTGGGCGAGGgcgtggtggtggtggaggatTCAACAGAGACTCAGCCAACAATGAAAATGGTGGCAGGAATGGATTCTCTGATCGTTACCAGACACCTGAAGATGGTGAAAAGGCAGCTGAAAGGCGTGGTTATGGTGCTCCCCGTGGATCTTTCCGTGGTCCTCGTCGTGCAGGCTTTAGCAATGGTGAAGCTGAAGAAGGGGAACGACCCCGAAGAGTATATGAACGCCGCAGCGGAACTGGGCGTGG AAATGAGTTTAAGCGCGAGGGGGCAGGTCGTAGGAACTGGGGTGCACCTGGTGATGAAAATGCCCC GGATGTGGAAGAGCCTGTTGCTGAAAACGAGAAGAATGTTGCTCCAGAGCAACAATTGGGAGAGGATGGAGTTGTCGATGATAACAACAAAACCGAGGAGGCTGTGAAGGAACCAGAAGAGAAGGAGCCTGAGGATAAG GAGATGACTCTCAAAGAGTATGAGAAGCTCCGTGAAGAGAGTAGGAAACTGCTGGCAAAGACTGAGGTGAGGAAAGCCGAGGTGGATGAGGAATTAGAGAACATGCAGCAGCTTTCCAGCAAGAAGACCAATGATGAAATCTTTGCTAAATTG GGTACTGATAAGGATAAGCGCAAGGATGCTGCTGACAAAGAGGAGAGAGCTAAGAAA TCTGTGACTATTACTGAGTTCCTGAAACCTGCGGAAGGTGAGAGGTACTACAACCCTGGGGGTCGTGGTAGAGGCCGTGGGCGAGGCTCTAGAGGTGGGTTCAATAACGGAAGCAACAGAATGAATGTGGCAGCCCCCTCCATTGAAGATCCCGGGCAGTTTCCTTCATTGAGTGCCAAGTGA